The stretch of DNA TACGCGAGAACAGCGCACTGCGGCGATCAAGCCAGGCCGGCTCGAAGCGCACGCTGCTGTCGGACGAATCGGGCGCCAGCGCGGCGGGGGCGCCGGCTTGTTTCGCCTTGGCGCGCTTCCACAGCACGCGCTTGAGGGCCATTGGCAGCGCCAGCAGGAGCTCGAGCCCCTGCAGGCGACCGTAGCCGAAGGCGCGTTCCAGCGCGCCCATGGCCGCCTTGGCCTCGAAGCCGACCCCGGCGCCGCGCGGCGCCGGCGCGCGCAGCGCATGGCGCGCCGAAACCAGGCAGCCGCCTTCGTAGGTAGGGTAGAACTTCATGCTGCTGGCGATCGCATAGTCGCCCCAGGCGCCTGCCGGGCGCCCCTGGACTTCGCCGAACCAGCAGTGGGCGCAATCCTCCAGCAGTTGCAGCCCGCTGGCGTCGCACCAAGCGCGTAGCGCCGCCATGTCCTGGTGGAAGCCGAAATAGTGGGTCGCCATCAGCGCGCGTACCGCCGGGGTGCGCCGGCGCGCCAGCTCCTGGATGGCGACGGCGCCATCGGGGCCGACGTCGTAGAACACCGGCTGCACGCCGGCCCACAGCAGTGGCGCCACCATCGACTGGGTGTGCCAGGCCGGCACCAGCATGGCGTCGCCGGGCTTGAGTTCCATCTCGCGTAGGGCCATGCCGATCGCGATGCGGCCGCTGGTGACCAGCAGGACAGGACCGGCATCGAGCACGGAAGGCAGCCTTTCCGGCGCTACGGTGCCTCCATGCGTGAAGCTGGCGACCGACAGCACCGGCGCCAGCGGTACGCGCGGACGTGCCGGCGTGCCGGTGGCGCCGGGAGTTGCAAGGGTGGGTGAGGGCAGGATTCTGGTCATCAGAGAGTATAGGCTCAGCAATGGCTTCCGGTCGAGCGGGTGCTCATCCGTGCGCCCCCGTCGTCGATTACTTCACCGAAATCTTACTGGTAAAATGCGCGCTTGGCTGCCCGGACAGGGAGCGGGAAAGGATCAGTTTTCATGAGTGAGCTCGTTCACGATTTCATTTTCTCGGCGGCAGAGCGCATGCCGCATGCCGAAGCGCTGGTCTACCGCGGCGAGCGCCTGGACTACGCGGCGCTGGCGCAGCGCGTCCGCGCGGCCGCCGGCGCCGTGCAGGACGCCGGCGTCCAAGGCGGCGAGCGCGTCGCGGTCTTCCTCGAAAAGCGCATCGAAGGCGTCGTCGCCCTGTTCGGCGCCGCCGCCGCGGGCGCCGTATTCGTGCCCGTCAATCCCCTGCTCAAACCGGAACAGGTCGCCTATATCCTGGCCGACTGCGGCGTGCGCGTCCTGGTGACCTCGCCGGAACGCCTGCGCCAGCTGGCGCCCGCGCTGACTGGCTGTCCCAAACTGCGTACCATTTTGCTCGCTGGCGCCACCGACGGGCTGGAAGCGCTGCCGGGCGTAGTCCTGCGCACCCTGGGAAGCGATAGCGCGCCGGCAC from Massilia varians encodes:
- a CDS encoding DegT/DnrJ/EryC1/StrS family aminotransferase; its protein translation is MTRILPSPTLATPGATGTPARPRVPLAPVLSVASFTHGGTVAPERLPSVLDAGPVLLVTSGRIAIGMALREMELKPGDAMLVPAWHTQSMVAPLLWAGVQPVFYDVGPDGAVAIQELARRRTPAVRALMATHYFGFHQDMAALRAWCDASGLQLLEDCAHCWFGEVQGRPAGAWGDYAIASSMKFYPTYEGGCLVSARHALRAPAPRGAGVGFEAKAAMGALERAFGYGRLQGLELLLALPMALKRVLWKRAKAKQAGAPAALAPDSSDSSVRFEPAWLDRRSALFSRIVLRLSSAQRIVQQRRANYARLADALAGLPGCRPLHPCLPEDVCPWVFPLVAEHPEALFAALRARGVPLVRFAEMRDPGASVDAFPHSAALVRQVLAFPIHQELRADEAAWLCTTIREAAGA